A single region of the Paraburkholderia megapolitana genome encodes:
- a CDS encoding LysR substrate-binding domain-containing protein, which produces MSEPDWSRLSALDPELLRAFVAVVDSGGFTAAAKQLHRTQSTISLRIRTLEERLETHVFLRNSRRLSLSRDGENFLIHARRIIQVQNDAIAALNRGRREGVIRFGLPEDYAELWLPDLLKKFYALRPDVRPHIHCRMSLELLERLQAGELDLALVVRHGTQTGGRHLGSEDVVWAAHRDFALDKAAPVPLALFPETCCYRQRGLEALAALDRPCHVVYTSQSPTGIKIAVNHGAAVTIIDRCTLPPNWRVLGEDEGLPPLPPADLELHRSSGICDPAADELATLIEGMIEERRR; this is translated from the coding sequence ATGAGCGAACCCGATTGGTCACGGCTCAGTGCGCTCGACCCCGAACTGCTGCGCGCATTCGTTGCGGTGGTCGACAGCGGCGGCTTTACGGCCGCCGCGAAACAGCTGCACCGCACGCAGTCCACTATCAGCCTGCGCATTCGCACGCTCGAAGAGCGACTCGAGACGCACGTGTTTCTGCGCAATAGCCGGCGCCTGTCGTTATCGCGTGATGGGGAGAATTTCCTGATTCACGCGCGGCGCATTATTCAGGTGCAAAACGACGCTATCGCCGCACTGAATCGGGGCCGACGCGAGGGCGTGATCCGCTTTGGACTACCGGAGGACTATGCGGAATTGTGGCTACCCGATCTGCTAAAGAAGTTTTACGCGCTGCGGCCGGACGTGCGGCCGCATATTCATTGCCGGATGTCGCTCGAACTGCTCGAACGCCTGCAGGCAGGCGAACTGGATCTGGCGCTCGTCGTACGGCACGGCACGCAAACGGGCGGCCGGCATCTCGGTAGCGAAGACGTGGTGTGGGCCGCGCATCGGGACTTCGCGCTGGATAAAGCGGCGCCGGTGCCGCTCGCGTTGTTTCCCGAGACCTGCTGCTACCGGCAGCGCGGTCTAGAAGCACTGGCCGCGCTCGATCGTCCGTGTCACGTGGTCTATACGAGCCAGAGCCCGACCGGTATCAAGATCGCCGTGAATCATGGTGCCGCGGTGACGATCATCGATCGCTGCACGTTGCCGCCGAACTGGCGCGTGCTTGGCGAAGACGAAGGATTGCCGCCACTGCCGCCGGCCGATCTCGAACTGCATCGCTCGTCGGGGATCTGCGACCCGGCCGCCGATGAACTGGCGACGTTGATCGAGGGGATGATCGAGGAGCGACGGCGGTAA
- a CDS encoding HalD/BesD family halogenase — translation MPVSPALADAECSDLGDIVDAERFPLHEPDGPRMRELIESCRARLAETGSAVLHGFLRPAALAQARDEGVALAHKTYFSSRRVNAYFTADDPSLPEGDPRRVFMDRTSGFVTRDVIPADAIIHRIYVAHAMKRFVAACLDEARIWEYADPYAGLVQNVMPPGTQQPWHYDTNEFIVSMMTQQPEAGGDFEYCPGIRSPEGENYGEVGRIVRGETRAPINVITLQPGDLQLFKGRFSLHRVTQVEGSIERHTAIFAYSKKPGVIGRLERTRQLYGRVSEMHLEAEQRLVRADNLVD, via the coding sequence GTGCCAGTCAGTCCTGCCCTTGCCGATGCCGAATGCAGCGATCTCGGCGATATCGTCGACGCCGAGCGTTTTCCGTTGCATGAACCGGACGGTCCGCGCATGCGCGAGCTGATCGAGAGTTGTCGTGCGCGTCTTGCTGAAACGGGCAGCGCCGTGTTGCACGGTTTTCTGCGTCCGGCGGCACTCGCCCAGGCGCGCGACGAAGGTGTCGCACTCGCCCACAAGACCTACTTTTCGAGCCGCCGCGTCAACGCGTATTTCACTGCCGACGATCCCTCTCTCCCCGAAGGCGATCCGCGGCGCGTCTTCATGGACCGCACCAGCGGCTTCGTCACACGCGATGTGATTCCCGCCGACGCGATCATTCATCGCATCTATGTCGCACACGCGATGAAGCGTTTCGTTGCTGCATGTCTTGACGAAGCGCGCATCTGGGAATACGCGGACCCATATGCGGGGCTCGTGCAGAACGTGATGCCGCCGGGCACTCAGCAGCCGTGGCACTACGACACGAACGAATTCATCGTGTCGATGATGACGCAGCAGCCGGAGGCCGGCGGCGATTTCGAATATTGCCCGGGTATCCGCTCGCCGGAGGGAGAGAACTACGGCGAAGTCGGACGTATCGTGCGCGGCGAGACGCGCGCACCGATCAACGTGATCACGCTGCAGCCGGGCGACCTGCAACTGTTCAAGGGACGGTTCTCGCTGCATCGCGTGACGCAGGTGGAGGGTTCGATCGAACGTCATACAGCGATCTTCGCGTACTCGAAGAAGCCTGGCGTGATTGGGCGGCTGGAGCGTACGCGCCAGCTCTACGGGCGCGTTTCCGAAATGCATCTCGAAGCCGAGCAACGGCTCGTGCGTGCGGACAACTTGGTCGACTGA
- a CDS encoding M24 family metallopeptidase — protein MTLLRPTHLPEDCEPTAEEIAQIQRDRLAAVRRELKKRDLTAAVLFDPTHMRYATGSRNMQVYSMRNPARYVFVPAEGKVVLFEYAGCDFLADGLDTVDEVRPATAISYYFCDDMLGRVTERWADEIDELVRQSGGGKRLAIESATSAAAFALQARGYQISDAQEPLERARAIKVPNEIKMIRSSLRAAEEGVRKLEAALVPGISENELWSHLHKHIIETDGDYVETRLISSGPRTNPWFQESSPRKIQAGELVGLDTDVVGRFGYYADFSRTFLCGDGPATAAQKNLYRLAYEQVHSNMENVRAGTTFQEFIAKAWKIPGPYQARRYFALAHGVGMTGEYPYIVHREDNEAKGYDGVIEPGMTLCIESYIGHEDGGEGVKLEEQVYVRDDGRVELLSDYPFEARLLA, from the coding sequence ATGACCTTACTTCGCCCAACTCATCTTCCCGAAGACTGCGAACCGACTGCAGAGGAGATCGCGCAGATCCAGCGCGACCGGCTCGCTGCAGTGCGCCGTGAGCTAAAGAAGCGCGACCTGACCGCAGCCGTGTTGTTCGATCCCACTCACATGCGCTATGCGACAGGCTCGCGCAACATGCAGGTCTACTCGATGCGCAATCCGGCGCGCTATGTGTTTGTGCCGGCCGAAGGCAAGGTCGTGCTGTTCGAGTATGCCGGCTGCGATTTTCTGGCCGACGGTCTCGATACCGTCGACGAAGTGCGGCCGGCGACTGCGATTTCCTATTACTTCTGCGACGACATGCTCGGTCGCGTGACCGAGCGCTGGGCCGACGAAATCGATGAGCTGGTGCGGCAATCGGGTGGCGGCAAACGCCTTGCAATCGAAAGTGCGACCTCGGCGGCGGCGTTTGCACTGCAAGCGCGCGGTTACCAGATCTCCGACGCCCAGGAGCCACTGGAACGCGCGCGTGCGATCAAGGTACCCAACGAGATCAAGATGATCCGCTCGTCGCTGCGCGCAGCCGAAGAGGGCGTGCGCAAACTCGAGGCGGCACTGGTGCCGGGCATCAGCGAGAACGAGCTGTGGTCGCATCTGCACAAACACATCATTGAGACCGACGGCGACTATGTCGAAACACGTTTGATCAGTTCGGGCCCGCGTACCAACCCCTGGTTCCAGGAAAGCAGCCCGCGCAAGATTCAGGCGGGGGAACTCGTCGGTCTCGATACCGATGTGGTGGGACGCTTCGGCTACTACGCCGACTTCTCACGCACGTTCCTGTGCGGCGACGGACCGGCGACAGCCGCGCAGAAGAACCTGTATCGCCTCGCCTACGAGCAGGTGCATTCGAACATGGAGAACGTACGTGCCGGCACGACGTTTCAGGAGTTCATTGCGAAAGCGTGGAAGATCCCCGGGCCGTATCAGGCACGACGTTACTTCGCGCTCGCACACGGCGTCGGTATGACCGGCGAATATCCGTACATCGTGCATCGCGAGGACAACGAGGCGAAAGGCTATGACGGTGTGATCGAACCAGGCATGACGCTGTGCATCGAGAGCTACATCGGTCACGAAGACGGTGGCGAAGGCGTGAAGCTCGAAGAGCAGGTGTATGTGCGCGACGACGGCCGCGTCGAGCTGCTGTCCGACTATCCGTTCGAAGCGCGTCTGCTTGCTTAA
- a CDS encoding glycine betaine ABC transporter substrate-binding protein, whose protein sequence is MTTLFRRALLALYLLAIPVAGSFAADRTISIGVNNWAENIAVANLWKVLLTQRGYTVNLQSGDKAIIYSGVAQRKLDLTFEVWLPSADAAPYDSVKTRVEKIGPWFDKAQLGLAVPDYVKIDSVDQLNASSGQFLHDGKPTIFGIEPGSGLMKLTAKAKVDYALDYAVLPSSEAAMLLALQRAGKRQEPIVVTLWNPHWVWAKEKLHYLKDPKGTFGTPDAIYAIAASNLSATWPDVSRWLHQWKMDDQTLGDLMNEIRSAGDTQPEKGAALWIAKNQGVVGQWLK, encoded by the coding sequence ATGACCACACTGTTCAGGCGAGCGCTGCTCGCACTGTATCTGCTCGCCATACCGGTTGCGGGTTCGTTTGCCGCCGACCGCACGATATCGATCGGCGTCAACAACTGGGCGGAGAACATCGCCGTCGCGAATCTGTGGAAGGTACTGCTCACACAGAGGGGCTATACGGTGAATCTGCAGTCGGGCGACAAGGCGATCATCTACAGCGGTGTTGCGCAACGCAAGCTCGATCTCACGTTCGAGGTCTGGTTACCTTCCGCCGATGCCGCGCCGTACGACAGCGTGAAGACGCGTGTGGAGAAGATCGGCCCGTGGTTCGACAAGGCACAGCTCGGTCTCGCGGTGCCGGACTACGTGAAGATCGATAGCGTCGATCAGTTGAACGCGAGCAGCGGCCAGTTTCTCCATGACGGCAAACCGACGATCTTCGGCATCGAACCCGGCAGCGGCTTGATGAAGCTCACCGCAAAAGCGAAGGTCGACTATGCGCTCGATTACGCGGTGCTGCCTTCGTCGGAAGCTGCGATGTTGCTTGCGCTGCAGCGTGCCGGGAAGCGCCAGGAGCCGATCGTCGTTACGCTGTGGAATCCGCACTGGGTGTGGGCGAAAGAGAAACTGCATTACCTGAAAGACCCGAAGGGGACGTTCGGTACACCGGACGCGATCTATGCGATTGCTGCGTCGAACCTGAGTGCTACGTGGCCGGACGTGTCGCGCTGGTTGCATCAATGGAAGATGGACGACCAGACGCTCGGCGATCTGATGAACGAGATTCGGAGTGCCGGTGATACGCAGCCGGAGAAGGGGGCTGCGTTGTGGATCGCGAAGAATCAGGGGGTGGTTGGGCAGTGGTTGAAGTAG
- a CDS encoding xanthine dehydrogenase family protein molybdopterin-binding subunit: MTTDLDLKDVVRPSRRTFLKATGTVAAVGLIVGFEWVGTGRRALAATLPNAEFVPNAFVRVAPDNSITIIAKHVEMGQGAYTGLATILAEELDANWQDVRVESAPADAKRYANLAFGTIQGTGGSSAMANSWMQMREAGAKARAMLVSAAAAQWQVPATELTTRDGSVHHTASNRTATYGSLASAAARLPVPDKVTLKSPQDFRLIGQQLPRVDVPPKTNGTAQFTLDVTFPGMLVALLQRPPLFGATVKSFDASAAKAVPGVVSVVQVPGGVAVVAKGFWAAKQGRDALKVEWDDTKAEKRSSDAIMSEYRQLAEKPGASAKKVGDATQALAGAAKKVSATYSFPYLAHAPMEPLDAVVKLTADSCEIWAGDQFQTVDQGNAARTAGLDPQQVKIHTLYAGGSFGRRANVWSDYIVEAVSIAKALGANGTPVKLQWTREDDIHGGLYRPMYFHKLDAGLSADGKLVGWRHRIVGQSIIAGTPFAAGMIKDGIDATSVEGAANIAYAIPNLSVELTTTKTGVPVLWWRVVGSSHTAFAVEAFIDEAAHAAGKDPFVFRRDLLAEEPRMRAVLELAAQKAGWDPATPLPKGRGRGIAVAEAFKTFVAQVAEVSVDKDGNVKVERVVCAVDCGTPINPDIITAQMEGGIGFGLGAALHSAITLKDGRVEQNNFDTYQVLRMSEMPKVEVHIVQSGEAPTGVGEPGVAPVGPAVANAIFAATGKRIHVLPFPGEAEKSA; encoded by the coding sequence ATGACGACCGATCTCGATCTCAAGGATGTGGTGCGCCCGTCCCGCCGGACTTTTCTGAAAGCAACCGGCACTGTCGCCGCAGTGGGTTTGATCGTTGGCTTCGAGTGGGTGGGCACCGGCCGCCGCGCACTCGCCGCCACGCTGCCCAACGCGGAGTTCGTACCGAATGCGTTCGTGCGCGTGGCGCCCGATAACAGCATCACGATCATCGCCAAGCACGTCGAAATGGGCCAGGGTGCGTACACCGGCCTCGCGACGATCCTCGCCGAAGAACTCGATGCGAACTGGCAGGACGTACGTGTCGAAAGCGCGCCCGCCGATGCGAAGCGCTACGCGAATCTCGCGTTCGGCACGATCCAGGGCACAGGCGGCAGCTCGGCGATGGCCAACTCGTGGATGCAGATGCGTGAAGCCGGCGCGAAAGCGCGTGCGATGCTGGTATCGGCTGCGGCCGCGCAGTGGCAGGTGCCCGCTACCGAATTGACGACGCGCGACGGCAGCGTTCATCACACGGCCAGTAACCGTACGGCGACGTATGGCTCGCTTGCGTCGGCGGCGGCCCGTTTGCCGGTGCCGGACAAGGTCACGCTCAAGTCGCCGCAGGATTTTCGTCTGATCGGCCAGCAGCTACCACGCGTCGACGTGCCGCCGAAAACCAACGGCACTGCGCAGTTCACACTCGACGTAACGTTTCCCGGCATGCTGGTCGCGCTGCTGCAACGGCCGCCGCTGTTCGGCGCGACGGTTAAATCGTTCGATGCATCGGCGGCGAAGGCCGTGCCTGGTGTCGTTTCGGTCGTGCAGGTGCCGGGCGGTGTCGCGGTGGTTGCGAAGGGCTTCTGGGCGGCGAAACAGGGCCGCGATGCGCTGAAGGTCGAGTGGGACGATACGAAGGCCGAGAAGCGTAGCTCCGACGCGATCATGAGCGAGTACCGGCAGCTCGCCGAAAAGCCAGGCGCATCCGCGAAGAAGGTCGGCGATGCGACGCAGGCGCTGGCGGGCGCGGCGAAGAAGGTCTCCGCGACCTACTCGTTCCCCTACCTCGCGCATGCACCGATGGAACCGCTCGATGCCGTCGTCAAGCTCACCGCCGACAGCTGCGAGATCTGGGCCGGCGACCAGTTCCAGACCGTCGACCAGGGCAACGCCGCGCGCACGGCAGGGCTCGACCCGCAGCAGGTGAAGATACACACGCTGTATGCCGGCGGAAGTTTCGGACGACGCGCGAACGTCTGGTCGGACTACATCGTCGAGGCTGTGTCGATTGCGAAAGCGCTCGGTGCAAACGGCACGCCGGTCAAGCTGCAATGGACGCGCGAGGATGACATCCACGGCGGTCTCTATCGGCCGATGTATTTCCACAAGCTCGACGCCGGACTGAGCGCCGACGGCAAGCTGGTGGGCTGGCGGCACAGGATTGTCGGTCAGTCGATCATCGCCGGCACGCCGTTCGCCGCCGGCATGATCAAGGATGGGATCGACGCGACGTCCGTCGAAGGTGCTGCGAACATCGCCTATGCGATTCCTAACCTCTCCGTCGAACTGACGACGACGAAGACCGGTGTGCCGGTGTTGTGGTGGCGCGTGGTCGGCAGTTCGCACACAGCGTTCGCGGTGGAGGCGTTCATCGACGAAGCCGCACACGCCGCGGGCAAGGACCCGTTCGTGTTTCGCCGCGATCTGCTTGCGGAAGAACCGCGTATGCGGGCCGTGCTTGAACTCGCGGCGCAGAAAGCCGGTTGGGATCCGGCTACGCCGTTACCGAAAGGACGCGGCCGCGGCATTGCAGTGGCCGAAGCGTTCAAGACGTTTGTCGCCCAGGTCGCGGAAGTCTCCGTCGACAAGGACGGCAACGTGAAAGTGGAGCGCGTTGTCTGTGCGGTGGATTGCGGCACGCCGATCAATCCCGACATCATTACCGCGCAGATGGAAGGCGGTATCGGTTTCGGCCTGGGCGCCGCGCTGCACAGTGCGATTACGTTGAAGGATGGTCGGGTCGAACAGAATAACTTCGACACCTACCAGGTGCTGCGGATGTCGGAGATGCCGAAGGTCGAGGTGCATATCGTGCAATCGGGCGAAGCGCCGACCGGTGTCGGGGAGCCCGGGGTTGCGCCGGTTGGGCCTGCGGTGGCGAATGCGATTTTTGCGGCTACGGGGAAGCGGATTCATGTGTTGCCGTTTCCGGGGGAGGCGGAGAAGAGTGCCTGA
- a CDS encoding (2Fe-2S)-binding protein, with amino-acid sequence MSTSFVLNGKNITLDADPTTPLLWAIREDAGLHGTKFGCGMAQCGACTVHLEGEATRSCVLPLAAVAGKRITTIEGITSAPAKAIQAAWIKLQVPQCGYCQSGQIMSATALLERNATPTDADIDSAMSGNLCRCATYNRIRAAIHEAAATLKV; translated from the coding sequence ATGTCCACATCGTTTGTCCTGAACGGCAAGAACATCACGCTCGATGCCGATCCCACTACCCCACTGCTCTGGGCGATCCGCGAGGACGCCGGCCTGCACGGCACGAAGTTCGGCTGCGGCATGGCGCAATGCGGCGCGTGCACGGTTCACCTGGAGGGCGAGGCCACGCGTTCGTGCGTGCTGCCGCTCGCTGCGGTGGCCGGCAAGCGCATCACGACGATTGAAGGCATTACCAGCGCGCCCGCCAAAGCGATCCAGGCCGCGTGGATCAAGCTGCAGGTGCCGCAGTGCGGGTACTGTCAGTCCGGACAGATCATGTCCGCGACCGCTTTGCTCGAACGCAATGCGACACCGACCGACGCCGATATCGACAGCGCGATGAGCGGCAACCTGTGCCGCTGTGCGACCTACAACCGCATTCGTGCGGCCATCCACGAAGCCGCCGCTACCTTGAAGGTCTGA
- a CDS encoding TRAP transporter substrate-binding protein yields the protein MQVTRRRFIQSATAAAAALSVPAIGRASAPIALRFSSTMTADGNSAHYIWYQRFAENLKKSVGEQIRVDFFANGQLGKEADVVQQVRLGSIDMMITGSSIWATALPELALLDLGFLFDDYAHVARAVDGGVAGVYDNLLQTRTGCSVIGWGSHFNGRSVYTKPAIKNLAQLKNVKLRVLPTQAFVETFKLMGAIPTPIAFNEVYTAVQTGVVEGFEHDAASVLSNKLNEVVRNSWQTNHLFSPCIVVIGKRGLAKIPAPLQQPFRAAASEASLYQRKEAVTKGADALATLQKQGMTFYPMATAERDTVRKMMRDQLWVPFTRTYPVTAPVLAAIDKTRA from the coding sequence ATGCAGGTCACCCGTCGCCGTTTTATCCAGAGCGCGACAGCCGCTGCCGCGGCGCTGTCGGTGCCGGCGATCGGCCGCGCGAGCGCGCCCATCGCGCTGCGCTTCTCGTCGACGATGACGGCCGACGGTAACTCCGCGCATTACATCTGGTACCAGCGCTTCGCCGAGAACCTGAAGAAAAGCGTCGGCGAGCAGATCCGCGTCGACTTCTTCGCGAACGGGCAACTGGGCAAGGAAGCCGACGTCGTGCAGCAGGTCAGGCTCGGTTCAATCGACATGATGATTACGGGCAGTTCGATCTGGGCGACCGCGTTGCCCGAACTCGCACTGCTCGATCTCGGCTTTCTGTTCGACGACTATGCGCACGTTGCCCGTGCGGTGGACGGTGGCGTGGCCGGCGTCTACGACAATCTGTTGCAAACGCGCACCGGTTGTTCGGTGATCGGCTGGGGCTCGCACTTCAACGGTCGCAGCGTGTACACGAAGCCCGCGATCAAAAATCTCGCGCAGCTAAAGAACGTCAAGCTGCGCGTGCTGCCCACTCAGGCGTTTGTCGAAACGTTCAAGCTGATGGGCGCGATCCCGACGCCGATTGCATTCAACGAGGTTTACACGGCGGTGCAGACCGGCGTGGTGGAGGGCTTCGAACACGACGCGGCGAGCGTGCTGTCGAACAAGTTGAACGAGGTCGTGCGGAACAGCTGGCAGACCAATCATCTGTTCAGTCCGTGCATCGTCGTGATCGGTAAGCGTGGTCTCGCGAAAATTCCCGCACCGCTGCAACAACCGTTTCGTGCCGCAGCCAGCGAGGCGAGCCTGTATCAGCGCAAGGAAGCCGTCACCAAGGGCGCCGACGCGCTCGCGACGCTGCAAAAGCAGGGCATGACTTTCTACCCGATGGCGACCGCGGAGCGCGACACCGTGCGCAAGATGATGCGCGATCAGTTGTGGGTGCCGTTCACGCGCACGTATCCGGTGACCGCGCCGGTGCTGGCCGCGATCGACAAGACTCGCGCATAA
- a CDS encoding TRAP transporter large permease — protein MNESLSQMRGVGLRDEASEASGTHGATSGTWSFGAGGFVGRTLAALCVLVERLCAVVLALDVLVVFVSVILRYFVHHPVDWAEEIAGDLMVMLVFLGGATVLARGQHVHIDFFRGLLPAAWRRAATQTGSWIVAGTAGGLAWSAWQLLGDAANVTTPMGLPQWIGVLPVLLGALLMTAVGIANAVRGATRGTWFTLAGCCAIVAAVYGWNTLFDAYAIAPWVLLLAGFAGSLAVGVPIAFVLALAALLFFISEPSLPMIIYSQQVMAGIDHFVLLAIPFFVLAGLLMEANGMSARLIELLVRIFGRVRGSMNLIAILATAFFSGVSGSKLADIAAVGGIVVPAVRRTRQDANETAAVLAASAVMAETIPPCINMIIIGFVADISIGGLFLAGIVPAIVMALALSTMVVIFGKKIDPRAAFPARTPLLRLLGGALVALVMVVMIGKGVTSGVATSTEVSAFAVVYALVVGGLAFRELTVRSVARLFVRASSMAAGILFIVAAASGVAYALTVMQIPALLSATMLTLAHDYGSVAFLGVSVLIMIVFGAVLEGAPALIIFGPLLVPIAVQLGINPLHFGTIAVTAMGLGLFAPPFGLGLFATCAMTGTRGEDVARHMLKYLALLAVMLALLVLVPSISLWLPRHFNMA, from the coding sequence ATGAACGAATCACTGAGTCAGATGCGCGGCGTCGGCCTGCGTGACGAAGCGAGCGAGGCAAGCGGCACGCACGGCGCAACGTCGGGCACCTGGAGTTTCGGCGCAGGCGGCTTCGTCGGCCGCACGCTCGCCGCGCTGTGCGTTCTGGTCGAGCGACTGTGCGCGGTGGTGCTCGCACTCGACGTGCTGGTCGTCTTCGTGTCGGTGATCCTGCGTTACTTCGTTCATCACCCGGTCGACTGGGCCGAGGAAATCGCGGGCGACCTGATGGTGATGCTGGTGTTTCTCGGCGGCGCGACGGTGCTCGCGCGCGGCCAGCATGTGCACATCGATTTCTTTCGCGGCTTGCTGCCCGCAGCCTGGCGGCGGGCGGCTACGCAGACCGGCAGCTGGATCGTCGCCGGTACTGCTGGAGGGCTTGCGTGGTCGGCGTGGCAACTGCTCGGCGATGCGGCAAACGTCACCACGCCGATGGGCCTGCCGCAATGGATCGGTGTGTTGCCGGTGCTGCTGGGCGCACTGTTGATGACGGCCGTCGGCATCGCGAACGCCGTGCGCGGCGCAACGCGGGGCACATGGTTCACGCTAGCCGGCTGCTGCGCGATCGTCGCTGCGGTATATGGATGGAATACGCTGTTCGACGCGTACGCAATTGCGCCGTGGGTACTGCTGCTCGCGGGCTTTGCAGGCAGCCTCGCGGTCGGCGTACCGATCGCCTTCGTGCTTGCTCTCGCCGCACTGCTGTTCTTCATCAGCGAACCGAGCCTGCCGATGATCATCTATTCGCAACAGGTGATGGCCGGCATCGACCACTTCGTGCTGCTCGCCATTCCGTTCTTCGTGCTGGCGGGCCTGCTGATGGAAGCGAACGGCATGTCGGCGCGCTTGATCGAATTGCTGGTGCGCATCTTCGGCCGCGTGCGCGGTTCGATGAACCTGATTGCGATTCTTGCCACCGCGTTCTTCTCCGGCGTGTCGGGCTCGAAGCTTGCCGATATCGCGGCGGTCGGCGGGATCGTCGTGCCGGCCGTGCGTCGCACACGTCAGGATGCGAACGAAACGGCGGCTGTGCTCGCGGCATCGGCGGTGATGGCCGAAACGATTCCGCCGTGCATCAACATGATCATCATCGGCTTTGTCGCGGACATCTCGATCGGCGGGCTGTTTCTCGCGGGCATCGTGCCTGCCATCGTGATGGCGCTCGCGCTGTCGACGATGGTCGTGATCTTCGGCAAGAAGATCGATCCGCGCGCCGCGTTTCCCGCGCGTACGCCGTTGCTGCGGTTGCTTGGCGGCGCGCTGGTCGCACTCGTGATGGTCGTGATGATCGGCAAGGGCGTGACATCGGGTGTCGCTACTTCGACCGAGGTATCGGCGTTCGCGGTGGTGTACGCGCTTGTCGTAGGTGGCCTTGCGTTTCGCGAACTCACGGTGCGTTCCGTCGCGCGTTTGTTTGTGCGTGCTTCATCGATGGCGGCGGGCATTCTCTTTATCGTCGCGGCGGCCTCGGGCGTTGCCTATGCGCTGACCGTCATGCAGATCCCAGCGCTGCTGTCGGCCACTATGCTGACGCTTGCACACGACTACGGCAGCGTCGCGTTTCTCGGTGTGTCGGTGCTGATCATGATCGTGTTCGGCGCGGTGCTCGAAGGCGCGCCCGCGTTGATTATCTTCGGACCGTTGCTGGTGCCGATCGCCGTACAACTCGGCATCAATCCGCTGCACTTCGGCACGATCGCGGTGACCGCGATGGGGCTCGGCCTGTTCGCGCCGCCGTTCGGCCTCGGGCTTTTCGCAACCTGCGCGATGACAGGCACGCGCGGTGAAGACGTGGCGCGCCACATGCTCAAGTACCTCGCACTATTGGCCGTGATGCTCGCGTTACTGGTACTGGTGCCGTCGATTTCGCTGTGGCTGCCACGGCATTTCAACATGGCTTGA
- a CDS encoding LacI family DNA-binding transcriptional regulator, producing MATDRTTATIHDVAALAGVSTSSVSNVLNGRTDKLSAQTWSRVEDAIRTLSFSPNRVARQLKTGHTPMLGLLVPSTANPMYGQLALNIEAAAQRRFNYRLLLGNTHRDKQQEARMFDDLLSFGVRAVIVISSLDDERHLEKAVSRGLAVVSYDRGAGGDTHSRVDHMSPDNYQAGYLAADHLISHGHRQLAFLLPHGKTVSRGEKIEGFRERVSLCPGASYSASVVEGQVSEAFGDSELADLGFAMASQVAALRPMPTGIVTVNDMLAIGLMSGLTRLGLRVPEDVSVIGMDGLQVSGFVNPGLTSVAMPLAEMADAMVERAIQRSTNPDLPPSDFLFQPVLIARQSVAAPARARKTATTL from the coding sequence ATGGCAACCGACAGGACCACGGCAACGATTCACGATGTCGCCGCGCTCGCCGGCGTATCGACGAGTTCGGTATCGAACGTGCTGAACGGCCGTACCGACAAACTGAGCGCCCAGACATGGTCGCGTGTCGAAGACGCGATCCGCACGCTGTCGTTCAGTCCGAACCGCGTGGCGCGCCAGCTGAAAACCGGCCACACACCGATGCTTGGACTATTGGTGCCCTCCACGGCCAATCCGATGTACGGCCAGCTCGCGCTGAACATCGAAGCGGCTGCACAGCGACGCTTCAACTACCGGCTGCTGCTCGGCAACACGCATCGCGACAAGCAGCAGGAAGCGCGCATGTTCGACGATTTGCTGTCGTTCGGCGTGCGCGCCGTGATCGTGATTTCGTCGCTCGACGACGAACGTCACCTCGAAAAAGCGGTGTCGCGCGGCCTCGCGGTGGTCAGCTACGACCGCGGCGCGGGCGGCGATACGCACTCGCGCGTCGATCACATGTCGCCCGACAACTATCAGGCCGGCTATCTTGCCGCCGATCACCTGATTAGCCACGGCCACCGCCAGCTCGCGTTTCTGCTGCCGCACGGCAAGACCGTTAGCCGTGGCGAGAAGATCGAGGGTTTTCGCGAGCGTGTGTCCTTGTGCCCGGGCGCGTCCTATTCGGCGAGCGTGGTCGAAGGGCAGGTGTCGGAAGCGTTTGGCGACTCCGAACTGGCGGATCTCGGCTTCGCGATGGCGAGCCAGGTCGCCGCGCTGCGACCGATGCCGACCGGCATCGTGACCGTCAACGACATGCTCGCAATCGGCCTGATGTCGGGCCTGACGCGGCTCGGGCTGCGCGTGCCGGAAGACGTCTCGGTGATCGGCATGGATGGCCTGCAGGTGTCGGGGTTCGTCAATCCGGGGCTGACGTCGGTGGCGATGCCGCTCGCGGAAATGGCCGATGCGATGGTCGAGCGGGCCATCCAGCGCTCGACCAACCCGGATCTGCCGCCATCCGATTTTCTCTTTCAACCCGTTCTGATCGCGCGCCAGTCGGTTGCTGCGCCGGCTCGCGCCAGAAAGACTGCCACTACGCTATGA